A region of Lagenorhynchus albirostris chromosome 20, mLagAlb1.1, whole genome shotgun sequence DNA encodes the following proteins:
- the HROB gene encoding homologous recombination OB-fold protein, with translation MVMPCLGPPGRPVSWPRGPAFRVPAPPPCELQGRACSLQKLFAVEEEFEDEDFLSAVEDAENQFVGSWPVNAGCLRPVSSRPQEAQLLPCPTAPSEAVGLPALGLRLSTSGMPRAVEGPPSTGTAPLRPVSMSSSWTGNQGRVTLTEVLSETPERPQSSFSHPQLTFKSKQQVIGGFEGPEQDEFDKVLASMELELGVKGEATGILPTWRREDSTLAKKARAADLSRPCQKGPVPATHIAGIPSARDVPPDPVVRCGTPQSHLRPGATGNLSVPTASVVRGQQPHWEVSPGGPPPQAPQPFQAAGRLVQSSPQNHFPGQPFPSPNACLTGKPHFLTPQTPNSSCATPSRTISGLFPRGPFQPRAPASVKSPVSTLKGPRPSPVPQAALQMPIVTNHLVRLVTAANRTPQQPACTSTRAKTRRFPGPAGLLPHQHSGKNLDDIMVSTPQTPTHGALAKFRTEIVTGSQASVEEDFGRGPWLTMKSALGLDERDPTCFLCTYSIIMVLRKAALKQLPRNKVPNMAVMIKSLTRSTVDASAVFKDPTGEMQGTVHRLLLETRQNELKPGSVLLLKQIGVFSPSLRNHYLNVTPNNLVHVYSPDSGDGNFLKPSQPFPKDPGSFHERLQHETEKPGKGLRIAQNPEAGASPEKELLPEADDLDGLLSELPEDFFCGTSSWDSPKAGHPP, from the exons ATGGTAATGCCCTGCCTGGGACCACCCGGCCGCCCGGTCTCCTGGCCGCGAGGACCTGCCTTCCGGGTTCCAGCCCCTCCCCCGTGCGAGCTGCAGGGCCGG gcATGCAGTCTGCAGAAGCTGTTTGCTGTGGAAGAGGAGTTTGAAGATGAG GATTTCTTGTCGGCTGTGGAGGATGCAGAGAACCAGTTCGTTGGCTCATGGCCTGTGAATGCTGGGTGCCTGCGACCTGTCTCTTCCCGGCCACAGGAGGCCCAGCTACTGCCATGCCCCACTGCTCCTTCAGAGGCTGTGGGCCTGCCAGCCCTGGGACTCCGCCTTTCTACCTCCGGCATGCCCAGGGCCGTTGAAGGTCCACCTTCCACAGGAACAGCTCCCCTAAGGCCTGTTTCAATGTCCAGCAGCTGGACTGGCAATCAGGGAAGAGTGACACTGACAGAAGTGCTCAGTGAGACCCCAGAAAGACCCCAGTCCTcattctcccacccccagctcaccttcAAGAGCAAACAGCAGGTGATTGGTGGCTTTGAGGGGCCTGAACAAGATGAATTTGATAAGGTCCTGGCAAGCATGGAGCTGGAACTTGGAGTTAAAGGTGAGGCCACAGGAATCCTGCCCACCTGGCGGCGGGAGGACTCAACATTGGCCAAAAAGGCCCGGGCAGCTGATCTGAGCAGACCTTGCCAAAAGGGGCCCGTGCCTGCAACCCACATAGCTGGTATCCCGTCAGCTCGGGATGTGCCCCCGGATCCTGTTGTCCGCTGTGGGACTCCACAGTCCCACTTGAGGCCTGGTGCCACGGGTAACCTTTCTGTCCCAACTGCCTCGGTGGTTCGCGGTCAGCAGCCCCATTGGGAGGTCTCTCCCGGTGGTCCCCCTCCTCAAGCACCCCAGCCTTTCCAAGCTGCTGGCAGGCTCGTTCAGAGCAGCCCTCAAAATCATTTCCCTGGTCAGCCATTCCCGTCTCCAAATGCCTGCTTAACTGGCAAACCTCATTTTCTTACACCACAAACTCCCAACTCAAGCTGTGCTACTCCCTCAAGGACTATCTCTGGATTATTTCCTCGGGGGCCCTTCCAGCCCCGAGCTCCAGCTTCTGTCAAGTCTCCTGTCAGCACCTTGAAGGGCCCCCGTCCTTCCCCAGTCCCTCAAGCTGCTCTGCAGATGCCCATCGTCACGAACCACCTGGTGCGGCTGGTCACTGCTGCCAACCGGACACCCCAGCAGCCCGCTTGCACTTCTACCCGCGCCAAAACGCGCCGCTTCCCCGGCCCAGCAGGGCTCCTGCCTCACCAG CACAGTGGGAAAAATCTGGACGACATCATGGTTTCCACGCCCCAGACTCCGACTCATGGTGCTCTGGCTAAATTCCGGACAGAG ATTGTTACTGGCTCCCAGGCATCGGTGGAGGAGGACTTCGGGCGAGGGCCCTGGCTGACCATGAAATCTGCTCTGGGCCTGGATGAGAGAGACCCTACCTGTTTCCTCTGTACCTACAGCATCATCATGGTGCTGCGGAAG GCAGCCCTGAAGCAGCTGCCCAGGAACAAAGTCCCCAACATGGCCGTGATGATCAAGTCCCTGACCCGGAGCACAGTGGACGCCAGTGCGGTTTTCAAGGACCCCACGG GAGAGATGCAGGGCACGGTGCACAGGTTGCTGCTGGAGACACGCCAGAATGAGCTGAAGCCTGGCTCAGTGCTGCTGCTAAAGCAG ATCGGAGTGTTCTCTCCTTCACTCCGAAATCACTACCTCAACGTGACGCCCAACAACCTGGTCCACGTTTATAGCCCAGATTCTGGGGATGGGAACTTCCTCAAGCCATCTCAGCCCTTCCCCAAG GATCCAGGAAGCTTCCATGAACGCCTCCAGCATGAGACCGAGAAGCCTGGGAAAGGCCTCAGAATAGCACAGAACCCAGAGGCAGGGGCATCACCTGAGAAAGAACTACTCCCAGAAGCAG atGACCTAGATGGACTCCTGAGCGAGCTCCCTGAGGACTTCTTCTGTGGCACGAGCAGTTGGGACTCCCCCAAGGCAGGGCACCCCCCATGA